The DNA region GTCAGTCAATGTTTGGGCTGTACATGTAGTGCAGAGGCAGACGCATGATATCACTGCACCAATGGATGCCTGACAGCCACTAAGCAGAGCATCACATCAtgaacaatgttaaaaatcacacaacaccaggttatagtccaacaggtttaattggaagcacactagctttcggagcgacgctccttgtcgctccgaaagctagtgtgcttccaattaaacctgttggactataacctggtattgtgtgatttttaactttgtacaccccagtccaacaccggcatttccgaATCATCATGAACAATATCCTTGCAGACAAATAAATAAACCTACTCCATCCACTGTGAATGCTTTAGCATCCATTTTGCTTGCTTTTTGAGCAGTTGGAAGTTTGGTCAAAGGTGGCATGCTTGTGCTTTTGTGAGGGTCTGCCCAATAGTCAGGATTAGCCCAAAGCTTCACATTTCGTTTTGCATTGCTACCTCTGTCAAGCCCATCAGCTTTCGGGCTGTTGTTCCGAAAGCAGGAATGGTCGTGTGGTGAGGCTGGTGGTCCGACAATGTCTGGTTGTGTGAATGATATGGTTGTATGAAGGATGGGTGGAAGAGAATGGTGTCCAGGGAACGTGCGGGGAAATGGCACAGCTGAGTGTGGGCACAGAGATGCACGCTGTGAACTGTGGCACTAGGTAACCACTTTAACATACCGGTCAGGAATCTGTGCTGTCGGGTTTctgagggaaggaaagcaaggatAGAGAGCAGAACAGAAATTAAGTGACATTAAAGTGACATTAGCTATTAATGAGACGCAAACACAAGGTAGTCATTGCTCATTAGAAAGGTTCAGAACTTCCTGCCTAAACAGCAAGGGGGGAAATAAAAAATCAGCAAATCTTCTTTCAACATTGAGAATCTGTTTCTTATTATTGCCAGTTTTTCCCCCAACTCTCTCACTATTGCCCACATTGTTCAGGGCTTGGGGAAATCCTACCCTTGGAGACTACCATTGTTAAATCACTGGGTTAAATTATTGAAATCCAAGAGGATATCAATCCAACAAACCCAGCACCACTGACAAGGTGCTAATATTTGTACGCTTCaattctatttttttttaaaacagcaaACAAAAAGTCAGAAATAACTTTTACCTGTGAAAAGTGTTTCCCACAGATGTTGCATTCAAACGGTTTTTCTCCTGTTGAAATACAATGAAATacatatattaagaagatagacAAAATTATTCCTAGTGGACACAACCTTCTTTGTACATGTGTACTGATTATCTACAATATTAAGCAAATACAGAATTCACAAGCAGTTCTGTATACTATCACAACATCTGTAGTTTAGTTAATCATTACAAAGGCTACTACCTAGCTTCCCTATAAATGAAACCGTGACGTTAGAATACGTTCTACTCATTTTTACCTGTTTGAACACAATGAAGATACTGACCGCATGATTAATAGCGGTCTTGGGATTCTACCAAATCAGAACATTGGTGTTCTTCTGTAGCTTTACTTAGAAATATTTTACAACATTGAGCAGATTAAAATAATCTATCTTCATATAGTTTGTACTAATTATATTTCCATATTCTTTTTACATATGTAAGTGTGAAAGATTTACTTGGGGTAAACGGATTTATCTAAAGTAGATAAAACAGTCCTCTTGAAACAATTTCCCTGTCAACTAAATGGGCTGAAAATTGGTTCAGGTTGTGGAGTTTCAGAACTCTGCTGCACAAACCACATGAAATCCTCAGGACAGCGAGCGCTGTCAGGCACTACCTGCTCAACCAGTGTCTGCAGACGATAGCATTGAAGCAACCCACGACGTTAGCAACCTGTGATGGTTTTGCTGCTGAGAAAAAAATCAATGTGGTTGTGCTACGTAAGTGAATTTTTTTTAGCCCTAAGGAGTACATTTTCTAAGCAGTTGCATTTGTGTTTGACCACTTTGcaaatagagttatagagatgtacagcccagaaacagacccttcagtccaacttgtccatgctgaccagatatcctaacctaatctggtcccatttgccagcacttggcccatatccccctaaaccatttctattcatatacccatctagatgccttttaaatgttctaattgtatgagcctccaccactttctctggcagtccattccatacacgcaccatccactgtgtgaaaattatgtccctttggtcccttttaaatctttatcctctcatcttaaacctatgccctctagttctgaactcccccaccacagtgaaaagaccttgtctatttatcctatccatgcccctcacgattttacatactttgataaggtcacccctcagcctccgatgctccaaggaaaacagccccagcttattcagcctctccctatagctcaaatcctccaactctggcaacatccttgtaaatcttttctgaacctttcaagtttcacaacatccttctaatacaagggaaaccagaattgcacatcaTATTCCAAAGGTAGCCTAACCATGACGCCACTTCAAAATTAATTTATGAATATTGCATACATATCATTACATACATTTATTATATACAGTCCTGGTCACCCCattacgggaaggatgtggacatactggaaaagatgcagaggagatttatcaggatgttgcttggtctggagggaaggtcttatgaggaaaggctgagggacttggttCTGTTCTCATTGAAGAGAAGatggctaagaggggatttaatagaaaCATACAATATGATCAGAAGAATAGATAGATAGAGACATACAatatgatcagaggaatagatagatagatagatagatatcagggcctgttctgcgctgtattgttctttgttctatgtgaAGGACTGGGACATCTGAATGTGTGGAAGCCACTCTCTTTCATATTTGCAGCATTTAGGGTCACAGGAAAACTGTCTCATCAGAACTCTTTGCTGAACTGTGACAAGCGAGAGGATGGGTAGAATTTAGATATTTTGGGATAgatgataaatgctggcctaatcaGCAATGCCCAAATTCCATGatcaaataagaaaaaaaaaactcaagaaaTAAATATGGGAAAAAGAGACAAACATTTGTCCACTAATGATGAAAATTCGCCAATACTGATTCAGGGCATGAAAATACATCAGAAATATAATAAACAGACATAGCCTAGAAGCTAATGTTGATCATCTGTACATTAATCCTTCTTAACCTTTAGTCACAATTGATAAGCCTTCAACGTAAGATGGCGTTTGATGCCAGTGAATCATAAAAACATAGTACCAAAAGGTACTGCCACCATAAAAGGTCCTAAAATGAAAAATAACCCACATTTTATGTTTATTCAAACATGATAATTTGGAGTAATTTCAATGTAATAATCCCCTTATTTGATTTTAAATAGTACATTCTAGAAATCCAAGCTTCTCTTGTAGTTTCAAACTGACACCAGGCTTACATTACAGCCTTCTAATGGTTTCCAAGCACCAATCATTCTAAAGCACTAACACCAGGACTAAACATTATCTGATATATTCTGGACAACGGGGAAATTACAATATAACTTCATACAAAAGGAAGGCTTCTATTTTTGTGAGCAGCTTGGAGAGTCTATAAAATCCCAATGAGAAAGGGAGAATATCCTGCTAATACAATTACATTTTGCGGTGACTTCTAGTCATATTGTTGATAAAATTATCAATTAAGTTAACCTTCATATCTGAAGGGAAGTTGGTCACTTCTGTGAACAGGAAATGAAGATTGGATCACCATCAATCCAAAATAGTGCCTATGGAATATTGTACAATAACTTTAATCAAGCACAACTCTGAGGTTCCAGcagtttactgtggagaaagatatggaagatagagaacatggggaaataaTTAGTGACATCAGAGGTCACAgaggtggaggtggtggatgtcttaaaacacataaaggtggataaatcccctagactagaactctgtgggaagctagagaagtgattgctgggccccttgctaagatatttagatcatcacaggtgaggtactggaagactggagtatggctaatgtggtgtcactatttaagaagggtgataaagaAAAGACAGGGAAGTATTgaccggtgagtctgacatcagtggtgggcaaactgttggagggaatcctgaggaccagatttacgtgtatttggaaaggcaaggactgattagggacagtcaacatggctttgtgcgtgggaaatcatgtctcaaaaatttgattgagtttttgaaactgatgaggacagagctgtggacatgatctatatagactttagtaaagcattcggcaaggttcctcatggtagactggttagcaaggttagatcacatggagtacaggaataactaaccatttggatacagaactggctcgaatgAAGAAGACAGAGCgcggtagtggagggttgcttttcaggctggaggcctgtgactagtggagtgccacaaggatcggtgctgagtccatttaTATAAActacttggatgtgaacatagatggttagtaagtttgagaccttggaatgcatgttcatagttcgttgaaagtggagttgcaggtagctaggatagcgaaggaggtgtttagtatgctttcctttagtggTCCATGCATGagcataggagttgagaggtcatgttgcagctgtacaggacattgattagtccACTTTGGAATACTGAATcaaattctgatctccctcctatcagaaggatgtcgtgaaatgtgaaagggttcagaaaagatttacaaagatgttgccaaggttggtggatttgaaccataggtagaggctgaataggctggggctgttttcccgagagtgtcggaggctgaggggtgaccttatagaggtttataaaatcatgaaagacatggataagataaatagacaaagtcatttcccaggggtgggggggggggagtccagaactagagggcataggtttagggtgagagggaaaagatttaaaagggacctaaggggcaactgtttcatgcagagggtggtgcttgtatggaatgagctgccagaggaagtggtggaggctggtacaattgcaacattttagaggcatttggatggatatatgaataggaagctggtacaattataacatttcaaaggcatttggatgagtaagtgaataggaagggtttagagggatatgggccaagtgctggcaaatggaactagattaatttaggatatctggtcagcatgggcgaattggattgaagagtttgtttccttgctgttcatctctatgactctacaactgtaatattttGCTTCTATAACAATGCAGTTGCCAATTCCATGATaccattagacataggagcaaaattaggtcattcaacccatagataatatgtttctcaactccattctcctggctCCTCCCAGCTTCTCCTTGTAACCATGATCCTCTtgttaatcaagaacctatctatctgtgttaaatacactatataacttgccctccacagccctctgtcaCAACAAATTCCCCAGATTATCTACCCTCTGTCTGAAGAAACTCCCCCTCATCTCAGTTATAAACGTTCATTCCTTGACTCTGAGGCTGTATCCTTAGATCCTACTGGAAAAGTCTTCTCCGCATCCACTCTtcccaggtctctcagtattctctaagtttcaatcagatcccccttcatccttctaaactccagagtacagaaccagagtcctcaaccgTTCTTCAtacgacaagcccttcatcaacaGATCTTCTCTGGATCCCCTCCAAAGCCAgccagcatatccttccttagatacagggtccaaaattgctcacaaaatcccAAATGTGGTccaaccagagccttatacagcttcAGCTGTATATATCTGCTCTGGTATTctgttgaaatgaatgctaacattgcatttgcctttctaactgccaagtgaacctgcatgttaaccttaagacaaTCGTGAACTaggaatcccaagtccctttgtgcttcagatttccaaagcctttccccttttagaaaatagtctacattTCTATTCTTTCTAACCAAATGCATAACATCACTTTTCCACATTGCATTTCTTCATTGCCcactagcctgtccaagtccttctgcagcctccttgcttcctcaacacctcctgcccaccacctatttttgtgtcatctgcatgtAAGTGTTTCATGTCCCTAAAGTACACCTTTTTCCTTCTGTATTCAAGCTCCCAGTAAAGCAGTATTTACCACTTCACTATCTGAACTGGTCTTGGTATCACATATCCATGTCTTGGAAAAACAGTGGCAGAAAGTGGGAAGACAGTGTCCACTAAGGAAGGTTGCATAGGAAATGGCGTGATATATTGGGGAGAACTAGCCTTTAGCAAATAAACTAGCAAGTCAAGCATAAAGGCTAAAATGGAGTATTCCCAACACTTACTATACCTGTATGGGAACGTCTGTGTAGTTCCAGATTGCTCGGGTGTTTAAAAGTTTTCCCACATAGTTCACAACAATATTGCTTCTGTGACTGACAAAACTGGGACTGAACATTTGAATTATTTAAAGACTGATCAAGAACTTCCTCAGAATCTCCAGTAGCTCCATGGTCAACCGGTCCTAGATCACTTTCTCTCAAAGGTGAGTCAGTCAGTTTTACTTGTTCCTGATCCTTCTCCCCAACACAATTGCCTTGTCCTAAATTCTCTTTGGGGAGCTCCCTTGAACTGTGTCCATTTACATTCTCAGCTTCGGATATTTCATTCACTTTAGGGAGCACAGAAGGTGCCTCGAGCAGTTTCTTGGGCCACAAATAATCATACTTCTTCAGAGGGACTTTCTTTTTCACGTGAGGCAATTGTCTCATTGGTTGAGGTTCaatgtcccccacactctgactaAAGGACCATCTTTCTTCTGTGTGCATCGTCATGCCTGATGAGGACTGCTCCTCAGCAGCACTGTTGCATTCAGTAGGCTCAAGGGAAGATACATCCTTCGTGGTTACTGCTGTACTTATACCATTGTTGAGATCCATTCTTCTTTGCTCCCCTTGATTACTATCGAAAAAAGGTGACAGATTTTGTTTGAACATTTCTTTACCGTAACAGTTGTACAATTTAGAAGGCTGTTGAGCATTTTGCCTCATTGGATAATCTGAAGAAGTCCTGTCTGGgagtccaggattttgattcTGCAAAGTTGCTGATATTTCAGCTTGAGAAATCTCTGGCAGTGGTCTAAATAAAAGCCCCAGCTCCTGAGGTTTATGGATATGAGTCTGTATCCCAAATGAGCAGTCATGGTTTATCTCAGTACCATCTGTATTCTCCAGCATATCCTCTGTGTTGGTTGTCAGGGCCCCATGCAGCGGAATACTGCCAACAGCTGACAAGTTGCTGCTATCACCAATGACATTTGCTGAAGCCTTTAGGAAAGTATAGCATAGACTGAGTACATTTGGTACTTGCAAACACTGAGCAATGTCCAACACCGCCTGGACATTTTCATGGCTTAGATCAAGGTGCGAAGTATACATAAAATCCAGAATCTGGCCAATGCCACCAATATTTTTAATATCCAAATGGAAGACATCACGACTCTGGCCTGAAGAATTTTGAAATAAGGTCCTGAAAGATTAGAGACAGAACACAAAATTACTTCAAGTTGAAAAACTTGCAATTCGGTGTTACTCACCATAgatcatacagtcatagaatccctacagtgttgaaacagaccctttggcccaacaagatcacaccaaacctccaaagagtaacccatccagatccattcccctaccctattatcctatatttaccccttactaatgcacctaacctacacatccctgaacactatggacaatttagcatggccaattcacctaacctgcacatctttggattgtggaaggaaactggagcagccagaggaaacccattcagacacaAGGTTtgcgctggaattgaacccgggtccctgacactgtgagtcagcagtgctaaccgctgagccatcatgccacctctCAAATAGTTTTACTAAAAACGAGCCAAAGTATTAGACCCTAAACAGCCATGGCATTTTCTGCAGTAGTGAACATGTGAAACTTGACACTTTCAGTTCATTCAGTACTGTAGTTACAGTAAAGCAATTTAAGAATACATTAAAGGCATTCAAGGTAGTTCTCAGCAAGAATATTTTTGACAACTAATAATTATAACTGGATGATAAAACTCTACTCCCTAGATCTCTTTCGAGATGATTTACCACCAGTTTTAACTAAATTCTTGGCAGGGAAACGGTTATAGTTTGATGTTGAGATTAACAATCCAATGGCTTCATCTGATAACTGTGACCGACTGGGAATGGATTTCTCAGGACAGGAGTGAAGGAGGGTGGTGGACTGACAGAGAAAATTACCATCAAAGGTccataatttattttgaatttaaAGCACTTGAAAATGTACATGTAAAATTTAATTAACGATTTCTAGATTATTTAAACAACAATAGCCTTCCCAACAGCTTCTAAACTAAAAATGTGTGGTGCGTTAAATATAATTTGGAACTAAAATGCAAACAGATTGACTTCAAATATCTGAAGTAATTACAAATAGCTGAGGGTCCAAGCAATATTAGGTGGGTTCTGGCACATTGTAATGTGAATTATAGTGTTAAAGTGAATTGTAGTGTTATAGAACAAAGTTAAATAAGAAAACTTTGAAACATGCACAATAAAATAAATGTTTCTCTTTCAACAATCTAATCAAAGCTCATGGGCAGCTCAAACACTGCAATTAGGTGTTGTGAGGTGGGGAAAATTTTGTAAGGAGTACCTGTGGCACTTCAAGAAAGTTGTTGCTATATGTAAGATTAATAATGTATTATATGCACATAAACAATGCTATGGGTGGACATGATCATTAGCAAAGACTGGTTGAGATGAAAATATAGACTTTCAGCCCTAGTCTAAGTCCAGCACAGAATTCAAATTACACGTCATACATAGTTCATACCTACCTAAAGTACTGGCTGAATGCAGCCAACACGTTCTTATGAGCCTTAAAGCAGACACCCTTCACCACTAACATGCAGTCACACAGGAAGCCTTGGATACGCTGCTCATGAAGCTGCTGTAAGAGATGGCAGCTGTGGTTTCCCAGCACTTCAGCTGCCATACTTTAGCTGACCTAGAACAGGAAAGAAACACTGACTTAACAGTTTTATAAAATGGTACAGAATCAATCAGTTGGAAGGAACTTGGTTTTATTCATACAACAGGACGGCTCAAACTCAATTTAGACAGAAAGTCACTCATCATGGCTTACAATTCACACAAGAGATTTTGCaaatttagaccataagacataggagcagaaattagtcattcagcccatcgagtgtgctctcccattcaatcatgactggcACTAAAACAAAATGATCAACAGGTATAGTTTTGCTTTAGTTAAAATGTGCAAGGTTCAAAAAAACTTCTGATGTGCTATTAGCGGGTTACGGTTTGCTTTCATCAAAGCACTGGGTAGGAATCACTGGTCAGGACTTCTTGTTGCATTAAATGGACTACACAAATACAAGTTGTTGGAGTAAAGGTTGGAAGTTCAAAGATATTACATCCTCCCTGGTTACAGTATGGTTTTATCGTAAAAAAAGATAATTGAGATTTTCATCCAGCACTATTTTCTAAAACTGGATGAAAATGAAGAAAATAGGGAGGAATTAGGTGAATATAAAGAGGATTTGATATTTCTGTAAGAAATTCCAGCTCAgaatacaggttgttctgctagaACACGTTTCGTTTACGCAAATTTGCTGTAATGCGATTGATGAATTaggaacactgtttctaaagtgcatccttttaaaacatgtgttggttGTACCATGAttacactgtttctaaagcataatttttctataatgtggggctgcacaagaatgcaaccattgtgTTGTAGATGAACTACCTGTACATGATCAATTACTTTTGTAACCAAATGATAATGTTTGACTGCAGTGAAACTTAATAGTGCTTGAGCTTTAATTTGACTACTTTAATCTAGAAGAATAAGTGCCACCTCACCTTAATTTTGGATTAAAACTTAACTAACCATGGACAGAGCGAGAAATCATAGTTAATTCAATATTCAATACCTGTTTTTCTAAAGACATTTGTTTCAACTTTCAATGTGATTTTAAACAATTATCTCTTTGCCAGAAATACACCATATCTAATATCTTATAATTATGTAAAAATTCATCCACAATTATAATGTTTTTTTCAAAACACTTTTCAGAACTATAACATATTTGTGGGCATGGAGGATTTTTTTAATCCCTTTATTACAGAATATCTTTCACATTTCTAGATTAAAAAGTAACGTGATTTGAGGATTCCCACCTTGCAAGTATTTTTAACCTTCCCAAGTTTAGGCCGAGTAACTCAATTTAATTGCATGAGCAACAGTTTGGATGCTCAAAGACATAACAAAGGACTAATGCTTCCTTTCGACGTCATGGTGTCTGGATCTGTTCAGGGGCTCCAAAGGGAGGCAAGCCAGgattttgtataactgcaacatactTTCTGCTCTCTTGTACTCCAGTTCTCTAGATATAAGGACAGCATTCCACTGGCTTTCTTGTGGCATACAAATGAGAAACAAAAGACAATCAGAGTTGAATGATTGAGGTATATGTGGAAAGAAATATCATAGCAAAGAGTGAAATAGTGGTGAGCAGAGTTTTTGAAGAGTTCAGAGGAGTGAAATAAGCTGTATAGAGGTCATATTTAGGGATGTGAAAACACTATTAATTAAGTGAAGTTGTCAATGTGATTATTTTGAAAGAGATTGGGCATACATTTGACTTGATACTGTAAAAGAGCAATCGTGAATAGGCAAACTATTTTACATTGGTTGTAATTTTTACATCCATTTCTTTTCAATTaaaaaaagggaaaataaatgtcAGGAGAAATATAAAACAGCAGCAAGATTCACTTTCACACAAGGAATTTCCTCCCCAAGAGTATCATGAGTCTACCTCCAGCATGAGACTGtagtgtttcaagaaggcagctcagcaccaccttctcaagggcaactaaggatggacaataaatgccggCCAGCCAACAAAGCCCACATTCCATAAGTCAATTAAAACATGAAGTTGCTCAAGTACAAGACCATTCAGCAGTTTCAAATAGCTGAGAAAGGAAAACCCAACTTATATATAACTTCCCAGCTTGCTGTCCTGAATTACAATTTTGTACATCTTAACTTTCCAAATGATCAATTCCTAATCTTTACAGTTCCTTTACACTCTTGTGATATTGCTGATAAAAATAGAGGCCCATGGTCAATCAACAGGAAAGCAGATAGCAGACATCAAGTACAGTGGCACTTGGATTAACAAAGATGCTTATGGTTTTTGGTCTCTCAGGGAATTAAGGCATTGGAGGAAGTAGGAAAAAGGAATTTATGTCAAACATGAGCCATAATCATACTGAATGTTAGAAGAGACGCAAAAATGTATATGGTTTACTCCTACTCCTTAGATTGAAGCTGTAATTAGTCCATACATTTGACACAACATTGAAAAGTTGAAACCAACACCCCTGTAATTTGTTCTATGGTTTCTTCTTCaagctaggcaaaagtgaggactgcagaagctggaaaccagagtttagatcggagtggtgctggaaaagcacaggaggtcaggcagcatccgaggagcaggaaaatcgatgtttcgggcaaaagcccttcagcaggaatagaggcaggaagccaccagggtggagagataaatggggagtggggctggggtgaaggttgcaaagaatacaataggtgaatggggtggggatggaggtgaaatTAAACAACTAAGCAATGTTCCCCATTTTAACACTTAAAATAGCAAACATTGTGTGAGCTTTTCCTGCAGTTTTGGAGGGGAACTAAACTTTTAGATGTCAGCTGTCTCAAAATAAGATGATTCAAGTGTGATAGCTCTGGGTGGGAAAAGTGCAGAATGCAGCACCAAAAGATTTAAAATTGGACAGGACAAGGAGGCTTGAGGTCTTTCAAGAATAAGTGAAGATGCTGGATCTAAACAGACTTTGAAATGTGTGAAGAAACGTCGCAAAGCAGGTTGCTTTAGGTAAGGTAAATTCCAATGTGTTGGGTATATTGAGTGACTACCATCAATGAAAGAACAGGAGAAATGAAATGCACAGCAGACCTGAGTTGACATAACAGAAGGAACAAAGATTTTATAGACAAGAATTTTGAAGTTAACATTGCAGAGCAACAGGGTGGTAATAAAGGTTGACAAGAACCAGCGTAGTAGATGTATGGGGCTTTAAGAAGGATGGTGGGCTATGCTGCAATTTTAAGGATGTGTTGAGTTTATGGTGGATTCCAGGAAACGATGAACAAAGTGTTGAAAAAGTAAAGACGTGAACGATGATTTTCAGTTGCAGTGGATAAAGAGTAGAGATGACAAAAATATTTGAAGCGAAGGTTGGTGGTTATGCAGCAGCGTCGGATATGAAGTTTTGTGTCTCAGCTCAGGAAGAAATGGAGCATTAAGAGTCCGGGGAAAATTGGGGCAAGCTTTGAAAATGCATTCCGTTCTTACTTATACACTGCTTAATTTCTGTTGAAGAATAGAATGTCAAGCCTTGACAATTATTGACATTATTTTATACTCCTCATTATTAAGAAAGTACTCTCCATGTTATTCATAATTTAGATAGCGGTTTAGTAACACTGGTTCAATATAATACTTAATTGGAAAAATTTAGAAGTGAGAATTATTTGCTATACATTATAAGGAAGTACTGAAATTAAACTAAATCCAATAGTATTAGCATTTCTTTTTAATTTTCAGCTAATACTTCACATATCTCAAATTGCGGCTTTTCCTCTGACAATTAGCAATGCTGTTGACTACATTAATGAGAGGAATGCCACATTCCTAAAGATACTAGAATCAAAAACTACATTAAAAattgacattttttaaaaatattaagcaTGAAGAGATCAGACCTTAAAATCCATCACAGATAAGTAAGGATAAAGCTTTTTGTATACTGTTAAGGTGCAAAGTAAATGAAAATCGTACAATTTTTCCACAGAGTTTGACAAGGAATGGGGGTGACAAATGTAAATGTCTCCTAAGATCAGGTGCCAACCTGCCTCTATTTCACAGCTTTGACTGCGGACTGTGGCTCAGAAGAAGCACTGTCTCCCAGATATTTTGAAGCCTTTCACACCCTGTAAGAAGTTTGTCATTTAGATGTCCTCTTGACATCTTTTCTTCTTTCACTGGTTCCATGAACACTTCCTTCAGCATCGCGACCCTTTTGATACTTAACCTCTCTTGCTTTCCATCCAACACAGATCTGCCCCTCTGTTCTGTAACCTATTCTTTC from Chiloscyllium punctatum isolate Juve2018m chromosome 1, sChiPun1.3, whole genome shotgun sequence includes:
- the zbtb49 gene encoding zinc finger and BTB domain-containing protein 49 isoform X2; protein product: MAAEVLGNHSCHLLQQLHEQRIQGFLCDCMLVVKGVCFKAHKNVLAAFSQYFRTLFQNSSGQSRDVFHLDIKNIGGIGQILDFMYTSHLDLSHENVQAVLDIAQCLQVPNVLSLCYTFLKASANVIGDSSNLSAVGSIPLHGALTTNTEDMLENTDGTEINHDCSFGIQTHIHKPQELGLLFRPLPEISQAEISATLQNQNPGLPDRTSSDYPMRQNAQQPSKLYNCYGKEMFKQNLSPFFDSNQGEQRRMDLNNGISTAVTTKDVSSLEPTECNSAAEEQSSSGMTMHTEERWSFSQSVGDIEPQPMRQLPHVKKKVPLKKYDYLWPKKLLEAPSVLPKVNEISEAENVNGHSSRELPKENLGQGNCVGEKDQEQVKLTDSPLRESDLGPVDHGATGDSEEVLDQSLNNSNVQSQFCQSQKQYCCELCGKTFKHPSNLELHRRSHTGEKPFECNICGKHFSQAGNLQTHLRRHSGEKPYICEICGKRFAASGDVQRHIVIHTGQKPHLCDICGRGKRFAGSGDLRRHVRTHTGERPYNCETCGKCFTRSAVLHRHKRMHCKYNGDHDVRNEEIDSSEENYRQPAEQRSPDSEPLSQAMQVALLPVSPLDKLHGDPEPPSVGVTEASATMHEDSHSEYNSLVQQQVDDHQNKMVLSPAKTHKPQASHHPHTHVVDSSPRSEESLPSQNPSTVRSSVTSLDIHINVPFGNHTPSVSYRTNEGPFLSSLTLWGLAMKTLQNDNELDQ
- the zbtb49 gene encoding zinc finger and BTB domain-containing protein 49 isoform X1, whose protein sequence is MAAEVLGNHSCHLLQQLHEQRIQGFLCDCMLVVKGVCFKAHKNVLAAFSQYFRTLFQNSSGQSRDVFHLDIKNIGGIGQILDFMYTSHLDLSHENVQAVLDIAQCLQVPNVLSLCYTFLKASANVIGDSSNLSAVGSIPLHGALTTNTEDMLENTDGTEINHDCSFGIQTHIHKPQELGLLFRPLPEISQAEISATLQNQNPGLPDRTSSDYPMRQNAQQPSKLYNCYGKEMFKQNLSPFFDSNQGEQRRMDLNNGISTAVTTKDVSSLEPTECNSAAEEQSSSGMTMHTEERWSFSQSVGDIEPQPMRQLPHVKKKVPLKKYDYLWPKKLLEAPSVLPKVNEISEAENVNGHSSRELPKENLGQGNCVGEKDQEQVKLTDSPLRESDLGPVDHGATGDSEEVLDQSLNNSNVQSQFCQSQKQYCCELCGKTFKHPSNLELHRRSHTGEKPFECNICGKHFSQAGNLQTHLRRHSGEKPYICEICGKRFAASGDVQRHIVIHTGQKPHLCDICGRGFSNFSNLKEHKKTHSADKLFTCDQCGKSFNMQRKLVKHRIRHTGERPYNCLTCGKRFAGSGDLRRHVRTHTGERPYNCETCGKCFTRSAVLHRHKRMHCKYNGDHDVRNEEIDSSEENYRQPAEQRSPDSEPLSQAMQVALLPVSPLDKLHGDPEPPSVGVTEASATMHEDSHSEYNSLVQQQVDDHQNKMVLSPAKTHKPQASHHPHTHVVDSSPRSEESLPSQNPSTVRSSVTSLDIHINVPFGNHTPSVSYRTNEGPFLSSLTLWGLAMKTLQNDNELDQ